ATATCGTCGTAGAGCTCCCACTTCGTGAGGAGCATGGTGTATCCGGCCATGCTGCGGAAGATGTCCGAATCCGCCCTGGGATTCCTGAAAACGCACGCGGGTCCCTTGGGCGTGCAGTCGAAGTACATCGCATCCCCCCTGAGGGCCTCCAGGACGATCAGGTTGAACGTCATGTCGTAGTTGACCGCGGCCGTGGATGCCACCCCGTATCCGTCCTTCAGCTGGTGGCAGGTCTCGCAGTAGAACCTCTGATAGTCGCCGAGGTCCGTTGCGGACATGCGCTGATAGTACGGGATGGTGTATCCGAACATCGCACATACCATCCCCCAACGGATAGATAAAAAGCGCGTTGCTGGCGCATAAAATCCCTACCCAATCATTCTTATATCTTAAAGCGGTTCGGGAAACTATTACGGCCAGCAATGGCTAGGGTGAGCAAATGTCACAGTCTTTCGAAGACCTTATCGCCTCTTACATGAGCCAGTCCCCTTCCGCTTTCATGGCGGTCGCCATCGAGACCGGCGAGCCCGAAGTCAAAGATTACAACGCCCCCAAGAACGCTGAGATCGAGGGCGGAGACGGACTCTGCTACGACTGCTGCTGCGACGACAGGGGATGCTGCAAGACTCCCGCCCAGCACCTGGCCTGCGCCGCGATGCTCGTCGTCTGCGTGGTCTGCTGCTGTTACGTCACCGACGGATTCTTCGGTCTCTGGACCTACTGGCCGTTCTGATCCGGTAACGCATGAACCGCTACCTGTCGGTCATTATCAAACCCACCCTAGCCTGCAATATGGCTTGCAGGCACTGCTACCATTCCCCGGAGGAGAGGTCCTCCGAGGGAAGGATATCTTTTGAGAGACTCGAGAAACTTTTCAGGATCGCTTCCCGCGACTACGAGTCCGTATGGTTCATATGGCACGGAGGGGAGCCCCTCGAGCTCCCCCTGTCCTTCTGGAAGAAGGCCATCGAGCTGCAGGAGAAGTACTTCGGGAACCACACCTGCGGCAACACCATACAGACCAACGGCCTGAACATCGACAGGAAGTTCCTGGAGTTCTGCAGGAAGAAGCAGATCAACATCGGCGTCTCCCACGAGGGACCCTACGACGACCTCCTCAGGACCGACTGCTCCAAGGTGGAGGATACCATCAGGAAGATGTCCGACAAGGGAAGGGTGTTCTCCGTCAGCTCCACCATATCCAAGGGCGACGAATCCTCCCAGCTGGAGATCTACCGCCACTTCAGCGACATCGGGACCTCGCTGAGCATGGTCCCCGTGATCCCCGCGGGGTGTGCCGCAGCCCACAGGGAACTGGTTCCCGATCCGGACGCATACATCAGGTCGAGCATCGAGGCCTTCGATGCCTGGCTGCACGACAGGGATACCGAGATGCCCCTCAGCCCCCACTTCCTCTACGTCATGTCAGCTCTGGGGGATCCCCAGCCCTCGGACTGCGCCCACAGCTCCTGCCTGACCAGGTGGGTCTGCCTGTACCCAAACGGCGACCTGTATCCCTGCGCCAAGGCGTGCCCTTCCTCGATGAAGCTCTGCAATATCGACTCCGTCAATGCGGTCCCCGAGGCATTCAGGACCGAGGGATTCGCGGAGATCCTGAAGGGGACCATCGCCCGCAGGGAGAAGTGCCAGAAGTGCGATGTCTACGACTACTGCCAGGGCGGATGCAGCATCGACGCCTATTACGAGGAAGGCATCGGGAACAACGGGAACCCCTCCTGCCGGATCTTTAGGGAGGTCTTCCTCCACATCAAGAAGGAGATGGATTCCATCATCTCCGAGAAGAAGGACCTGTCCCAATACAACAGGTTCGTCAGGGACGCGGTACTCGGGAAGCTGGTAAACCCCGTTATGCAGTCCCCGTGATCTTTCATCGTACATTACAGGTTACGCTGTAAATCGTAAAATCGTACTATAAATTGTATGATGGAGCGCGCTCTTTCCGAAGGGCATCTGTCCGGACTGACAATCAGGGAGGGAATCGAGCCGTCATCGGTGGAGGTAGTTAGGTGCGGCCGCCGCGGAAACCTTCGGAAGCACAGATTCCGCGGTCATCAGATTCCCGTCTGCCGATCAGGCCGCTCCGAGGGAGGACGTCGCCAATGCCCTCGGGATATCTGCCAGTCCCGTCGCAAACAGCATCAATTCTCTCAAGTCTTCAGGGCGTCTGATCAGGGCGGGGAGCAACAAGACCGGCCACTGGGAAGTCCGGGATTGAAAAGACCCAGATATGGGGAAATGGTTTCATTCGGTCCTGACGC
This is a stretch of genomic DNA from Thermoplasmatales archaeon BRNA1. It encodes these proteins:
- a CDS encoding Arylsulfatase regulator (Fe-S oxidoreductase), translated to MNRYLSVIIKPTLACNMACRHCYHSPEERSSEGRISFERLEKLFRIASRDYESVWFIWHGGEPLELPLSFWKKAIELQEKYFGNHTCGNTIQTNGLNIDRKFLEFCRKKQINIGVSHEGPYDDLLRTDCSKVEDTIRKMSDKGRVFSVSSTISKGDESSQLEIYRHFSDIGTSLSMVPVIPAGCAAAHRELVPDPDAYIRSSIEAFDAWLHDRDTEMPLSPHFLYVMSALGDPQPSDCAHSSCLTRWVCLYPNGDLYPCAKACPSSMKLCNIDSVNAVPEAFRTEGFAEILKGTIARREKCQKCDVYDYCQGGCSIDAYYEEGIGNNGNPSCRIFREVFLHIKKEMDSIISEKKDLSQYNRFVRDAVLGKLVNPVMQSP